One Rhodobacter sp. CZR27 DNA segment encodes these proteins:
- the cysT gene encoding sulfate ABC transporter permease subunit CysT codes for MRSPALATPSPLPGLGLAMGVTLTALSLVVLLPIGALLFRGALVGPAEILALLGRERVQAALLLSFRAALVAAAFNLVFGLALAWVLARYHFPGRRIIDAAVDLPFALPTAVAGIALTALYAPNGAFGRLLEPLGIRIAYTEAGIWVALIFVGLPFVVRSVQPVIEEIDREVEEASATLGASRLMTFRRVILPMLTPALLTGFALSLARAVGEYGSVIFIAGNLPMATEIAPLLIVIRLEEFDYDGAVAIALAMLGISFALLLAINLVQIWSRRRMGAV; via the coding sequence ATGCGGTCGCCTGCACTCGCCACCCCCTCGCCGCTGCCTGGCCTGGGCCTTGCCATGGGCGTCACGCTGACGGCGCTGTCGCTCGTCGTGCTGCTGCCGATCGGGGCGCTGCTCTTTCGCGGCGCGCTGGTCGGGCCGGCGGAGATCCTCGCGCTGCTGGGACGCGAGCGGGTGCAGGCGGCGCTTCTGCTGTCGTTCCGCGCGGCACTGGTCGCCGCGGCCTTCAACCTCGTCTTCGGCCTCGCGCTCGCCTGGGTGCTGGCGCGCTACCACTTCCCCGGTCGCCGCATCATCGATGCGGCGGTCGACCTGCCCTTCGCGCTGCCCACGGCCGTCGCGGGCATCGCGCTGACCGCGCTCTACGCCCCGAACGGCGCCTTCGGCCGCCTGCTCGAGCCGCTGGGGATCCGCATCGCCTATACCGAGGCCGGGATCTGGGTCGCGCTGATCTTCGTGGGGTTGCCCTTCGTCGTGCGCTCGGTGCAGCCGGTGATCGAGGAGATCGACCGCGAGGTCGAGGAAGCCTCGGCCACGCTCGGCGCCTCGCGGCTGATGACATTCCGCCGGGTGATCCTGCCCATGCTGACGCCCGCGCTGCTCACCGGCTTCGCGCTCTCGCTCGCGCGGGCGGTGGGCGAATACGGCTCGGTGATCTTCATCGCCGGGAACCTGCCGATGGCGACCGAGATCGCCCCGCTCCTCATCGTCATCCGGCTCGAGGAGTTCGACTATGACGGCGCGGTGGCCATCGCGCTGGCCATGCTCGGGATCTCCTTCGCTCTGCTGCTTGCCATCAAC